In a single window of the Nocardioides sp. L-11A genome:
- the hemL gene encoding glutamate-1-semialdehyde 2,1-aminomutase, which translates to MSALPTSTSEALFARAREVTPGGVNSPVRAFNAVGGTPRFIRSATGPWLTDADGNEYVDLICSWGPMLLGHGHPAVVEAVQAAVGRGTSYGTPTEGEVALVEAIVTRTPVERLRLVSSGTEATMSAIRLARGFTGRDVVVKFAGCYHGHVDSLLAAAGSGLTTFSIPGTPGVPASSTELTLVLPYNDREAVAAAFAEHGDRIACLITEAAPGNMGVVPPAPGFNRFLAETCRAHGALFVSDEVMTGFRVSKAGQWGTDGAVEGWIPDLMTFGKVMGGGFPAAAFGGRADVMAHLAPEGPVYQAGTLAGNPVATAAGLATLSAATDEVYARLDVVADALRAGIARSFAAAGLPHVIQSTGSMFSVFLTEDPVTDFAQAQRTSVPAYAALFHAMLDQGVHLPPSAFEAWFVSSSHDDRAVQRVLDALPAAARAAAAAREENA; encoded by the coding sequence GTGTCCGCACTCCCGACATCGACCTCCGAGGCCCTCTTCGCCCGGGCGCGTGAGGTGACCCCCGGCGGCGTCAACTCCCCGGTCCGAGCGTTCAACGCGGTCGGCGGCACGCCCCGCTTCATCCGCTCGGCGACCGGACCGTGGCTGACCGACGCCGACGGCAACGAGTACGTCGACCTGATCTGCTCCTGGGGCCCGATGCTGCTCGGCCACGGGCACCCCGCGGTCGTCGAGGCGGTGCAGGCGGCGGTGGGCCGCGGGACGTCGTACGGCACGCCGACCGAGGGCGAGGTCGCCCTGGTCGAGGCGATCGTCACGCGCACCCCGGTCGAGCGGCTGCGCCTGGTCTCGTCGGGCACCGAGGCGACCATGTCGGCGATCCGGCTCGCGCGCGGATTCACGGGCCGCGACGTCGTGGTCAAGTTCGCCGGCTGCTACCACGGTCACGTCGACTCGCTGCTGGCCGCGGCCGGCTCGGGCCTGACCACCTTCTCCATCCCCGGTACGCCGGGCGTGCCGGCCAGTTCGACCGAGCTGACCCTCGTGCTGCCCTACAACGACCGGGAGGCGGTCGCCGCGGCGTTCGCCGAGCACGGCGACCGGATCGCGTGCCTGATCACGGAGGCGGCGCCGGGCAACATGGGCGTCGTCCCGCCCGCGCCGGGCTTCAACCGGTTCCTCGCCGAGACCTGCCGGGCCCACGGCGCGCTGTTCGTCAGCGACGAGGTGATGACCGGCTTCCGGGTGTCGAAGGCCGGTCAGTGGGGCACCGACGGCGCCGTCGAGGGCTGGATCCCCGACCTGATGACCTTCGGCAAGGTGATGGGCGGCGGCTTCCCCGCCGCGGCGTTCGGCGGCCGGGCCGACGTGATGGCCCACCTCGCCCCCGAGGGCCCGGTCTACCAGGCCGGCACGCTCGCCGGGAACCCCGTCGCGACCGCGGCAGGCCTCGCGACGCTGAGCGCCGCGACCGACGAGGTCTACGCCCGCCTCGACGTCGTCGCCGACGCGCTGCGGGCCGGGATCGCCCGGTCCTTCGCCGCCGCCGGGCTGCCGCACGTCATCCAGTCGACCGGGTCCATGTTCTCGGTGTTCCTCACCGAGGACCCGGTGACGGACTTCGCGCAGGCACAGCGCACCAGCGTGCCGGCGTACGCCGCGCTCTTCCACGCGATGCTCGACCAGGGCGTGCACCTCCCGCCGTCGGCCTTCGAGGCCTGGTTCGTGTCCTCGTCCCACGACGACCGGGCCGTCCAGCGGGTCCTGGACGCCCTCCCCGCGGCCGCCCGCGCCGCCGCCGCGGCCCGTGAGGAGAACGCATGA
- a CDS encoding 1,4-dihydroxy-2-naphthoate polyprenyltransferase, with the protein MATAAHWIAGARVRTLPAAVAPVVVGTAVAVYADRGVWWKALLAAVVSLALQVGVNYANDYSDGIRGTDDERVGPLRLVGSGLATPAAVKRAAFLSFGVAAVAGLVLAATTSWWLVLVGALSVLAAWYYTGGSKPYGYLGLGEVMVFVFFGLVAVVGTTWVQTETWRTPGWASVAAGAGVGALACAILVANNLRDIPTDRVAGKMTLAVRLGDRRTRAFYAVLLGLSAAAVVVLAALTTWWALLGLGFLLPGIAAARIVLGGAQGPALIPVLQKTGVAELAWAVLAGLGLVVG; encoded by the coding sequence ATGGCCACAGCAGCGCACTGGATCGCGGGCGCCCGCGTCCGCACTCTCCCGGCAGCGGTCGCCCCGGTCGTCGTCGGCACCGCCGTCGCGGTGTACGCCGACCGCGGCGTCTGGTGGAAGGCGCTGCTCGCCGCCGTGGTCAGCCTGGCCCTCCAGGTCGGCGTCAACTACGCCAACGACTACTCCGACGGCATCCGCGGCACCGACGACGAGCGGGTCGGCCCCCTGCGCCTGGTCGGCTCCGGGCTCGCCACCCCCGCCGCGGTGAAGCGGGCGGCGTTCCTCTCCTTCGGCGTCGCCGCCGTGGCCGGACTCGTGCTCGCCGCCACCACGTCGTGGTGGCTGGTCCTCGTCGGCGCGCTCAGCGTGCTCGCGGCCTGGTACTACACCGGCGGCTCGAAGCCCTACGGCTACCTCGGGCTCGGCGAGGTGATGGTGTTCGTGTTCTTCGGCCTGGTCGCGGTCGTCGGCACCACCTGGGTGCAGACCGAGACCTGGCGGACCCCGGGCTGGGCCTCGGTCGCCGCCGGTGCCGGGGTCGGTGCCCTGGCCTGCGCGATCCTGGTCGCCAACAACCTGCGCGACATCCCCACCGACCGCGTCGCCGGCAAGATGACCCTCGCCGTGCGACTCGGCGACCGTCGTACCCGCGCCTTCTACGCGGTCCTCCTCGGGCTCTCCGCCGCCGCCGTCGTGGTCCTCGCCGCGCTCACCACCTGGTGGGCCCTGCTCGGCCTCGGCTTCCTGCTGCCCGGCATCGCGGCCGCACGCATCGTGCTCGGCGGGGCCCAGGGCCCGGCCCTCATCCCGGTGCTGCAGAAGACCGGTGTCGCCGAGCTGGCCTGGGCCGTCCTCGCCGGCCTCGGGCTCGTCGTCGGCTGA
- a CDS encoding cytochrome c biogenesis protein CcdA encodes MGEWLQEQAAAGSLGLAVPVAVFVGLVSFFSPCVLPLLPGYLSYATGLSGADIVSGEAGKRRGRMLLGSVLFVLGFAVVFVLMGAAFGSVGQTLRRWDDEIQMGLGVVLVVLGLVFAGALPWLQRDLRIHRIPAVGLGAAPLLGALFAIGWQPCVGPTYGVIVNLTFVDATAMRGALLSLCYALGLGIPFIVAGLAYRRTLALTGFVRRHQKWVMRIGGAFLILIGILMLTGWWGHLVQWMQLQLVQNFEVSV; translated from the coding sequence ATGGGCGAATGGCTCCAGGAGCAGGCGGCCGCCGGCTCGCTCGGCCTCGCGGTGCCCGTGGCCGTCTTCGTCGGCCTCGTCTCCTTCTTCTCCCCGTGCGTGCTGCCGCTGCTCCCGGGCTACCTCTCCTATGCGACCGGGCTCTCCGGTGCCGACATCGTCTCCGGGGAGGCCGGCAAGCGGCGCGGCCGGATGCTGCTGGGCTCGGTGCTGTTCGTGCTGGGCTTCGCCGTCGTCTTCGTGCTCATGGGCGCCGCCTTCGGCTCGGTCGGCCAGACCCTGCGCCGCTGGGACGACGAGATCCAGATGGGTCTCGGAGTGGTCCTGGTCGTGCTCGGCCTGGTCTTCGCCGGCGCGCTGCCCTGGCTGCAGCGTGACCTGCGGATCCACCGGATCCCGGCCGTCGGGCTCGGTGCCGCGCCGCTGCTCGGCGCGCTGTTCGCGATCGGCTGGCAGCCCTGTGTCGGCCCGACCTACGGCGTCATCGTCAACCTCACCTTCGTCGACGCCACCGCGATGCGCGGCGCGCTGCTCTCCCTGTGCTACGCCCTCGGGCTCGGCATCCCCTTCATCGTCGCCGGACTCGCCTACCGCCGTACCCTCGCACTCACCGGCTTCGTCCGGCGGCACCAGAAGTGGGTGATGCGGATCGGGGGAGCGTTCCTGATCCTGATCGGCATCCTCATGCTCACCGGCTGGTGGGGCCACCTCGTCCAATGGATGCAGCTCCAGCTCGTGCAGAACTTCGAGGTCTCCGTATGA
- a CDS encoding TlpA disulfide reductase family protein: MRRVACAVAVLAALLLSSACSDLGGTGDLDYIAGSGKVVEIPDDEREAPVDISGTTIQGEALDLADLRGKVVVLNVWWSLCGPCIKEMPMLVEAETELGDDVAFVGINIRDLAKENAAAFERARGVDYPSFYDPGSETLLDLGRFAPPSMPATLVLDATGRVAALVNGPIPSKSTLTTVVESVLAEGDG, encoded by the coding sequence ATGAGACGCGTCGCCTGTGCGGTGGCCGTCCTGGCCGCCCTGCTCCTGTCGTCCGCCTGCTCGGACCTCGGGGGCACCGGCGACCTCGACTACATCGCCGGCAGCGGGAAGGTCGTGGAGATCCCCGACGACGAGCGCGAGGCGCCGGTCGACATCAGCGGGACGACGATCCAGGGCGAGGCGCTCGACCTCGCCGACCTGCGGGGCAAGGTCGTGGTCCTCAACGTGTGGTGGTCGCTGTGCGGACCGTGCATCAAGGAGATGCCCATGCTCGTCGAGGCCGAGACCGAGCTCGGTGACGACGTCGCCTTCGTCGGCATCAACATCCGTGACCTGGCGAAGGAGAACGCCGCCGCCTTCGAGCGCGCCCGGGGCGTCGACTACCCGTCGTTCTACGACCCGGGCAGCGAGACGCTGCTCGACCTGGGTCGGTTCGCGCCGCCCTCGATGCCGGCCACCCTGGTCCTCGACGCGACCGGCCGGGTCGCGGCCCTGGTCAACGGGCCGATCCCCTCGAAGAGCACGCTGACCACGGTCGTCGAGTCCGTCCTGGCGGAGGGCGACGGCTGA
- a CDS encoding histidine phosphatase family protein gives MTADTVVHLVRHGEVHNPEGILYGRRDGFHLSARGRAMADRVAEALKGNDITVIRSSPLERAQETAAPLAAALGLEVGREARVIESENRFEGMTFGRGNNALRNPLLWRHLYNPFRPSWGEPYRAIVERMMAAVHDARRDAAGHEAVLVSHQLPIWTTRLAAEKRSFLHDPRKRQCTLCSVTSFGFAGEDLVEISYAEPAIDLIPTGDIAAPFSAGDAPEENRPEGTPPA, from the coding sequence ATGACCGCCGACACGGTCGTCCACCTGGTCCGCCACGGCGAGGTCCACAACCCGGAGGGCATCCTCTACGGGCGTCGCGACGGCTTCCACCTCTCCGCCCGCGGCCGGGCGATGGCCGATCGGGTCGCCGAGGCGCTCAAGGGCAACGACATCACCGTGATCCGGTCCTCGCCGCTGGAGCGCGCGCAGGAGACCGCCGCCCCGCTGGCCGCCGCCCTCGGCCTCGAGGTCGGGCGCGAGGCGCGGGTCATCGAGTCGGAGAACCGGTTCGAGGGGATGACCTTCGGCCGGGGCAACAACGCGCTGCGCAACCCCCTGCTGTGGCGCCACCTCTACAACCCCTTCCGGCCGTCCTGGGGCGAGCCCTACCGGGCGATCGTCGAGCGGATGATGGCCGCCGTCCACGACGCCCGCCGCGACGCCGCCGGCCACGAGGCGGTCCTCGTCTCCCACCAACTGCCGATCTGGACCACCCGCCTGGCCGCGGAGAAGCGCTCCTTCCTGCACGATCCCCGCAAGCGGCAGTGCACGCTGTGCTCGGTCACCTCCTTCGGTTTCGCCGGCGAGGACCTGGTCGAGATCTCGTACGCCGAGCCGGCGATCGACCTGATCCCGACCGGTGACATCGCGGCGCCGTTCTCCGCCGGTGACGCGCCCGAGGAGAACCGGCCCGAGGGGACGCCTCCGGCATGA
- the rfbC gene encoding dTDP-4-dehydrorhamnose 3,5-epimerase: MAITSEETGLAGVRIVPLTAHADERGRFVEVFRDEWDTGLRPVQWNAVRSRAGVMRGVHVHVSHHDYLTVLAGTLVLGLHDLRPDSPSTGRSSMLTIDADAPVAVAIPPGVGHGFWFPEPSVHLYGVDRYWNVDDELGCRYDDAALGLDWPVAGEPLLSERDRVAPDLTTMRAAYLAASSR; encoded by the coding sequence GTGGCGATCACGAGCGAGGAGACCGGCCTGGCCGGGGTGCGGATCGTGCCGCTCACCGCGCACGCCGACGAGCGTGGCCGGTTCGTCGAGGTGTTCCGGGACGAGTGGGACACTGGGCTGCGCCCCGTGCAGTGGAACGCGGTCCGCTCGCGCGCCGGCGTGATGCGCGGCGTGCACGTCCACGTCAGCCACCACGACTACCTCACCGTCCTGGCCGGCACCCTGGTCCTCGGCCTGCACGACCTGCGGCCCGACAGCCCCTCCACCGGGCGCTCCTCGATGCTGACCATCGACGCCGACGCCCCGGTGGCCGTCGCCATCCCACCCGGCGTCGGCCACGGGTTCTGGTTCCCGGAGCCGAGCGTGCACCTGTACGGCGTGGACCGGTACTGGAACGTCGACGACGAGCTCGGCTGCCGGTACGACGACGCGGCGCTCGGTCTCGACTGGCCGGTCGCCGGCGAGCCGCTGCTCTCCGAGCGCGACCGGGTCGCGCCGGATCTCACGACCATGCGCGCGGCGTACCTCGCGGCGAGCTCCCGGTGA
- a CDS encoding AMP-binding protein: MEPWTVRGGPAEVVERTRRWLSADDDAPLVVETSGSTGTPKRVLLSRAAVRSSVQASAARLGASGPWVLTLPPTYVAGLQVIVRSLVAGHPPALHDRDGWPAGEGWFVSLVPTQLTRLLASSPDVAALRRAHTVLLGGGPIGASLRGRAAEAGVRVVATYGSAETAGGCVYDGLPLDGVAVALGEGGRIRIAGPTLFSGYDGQPDLTAEVLVDGWFLTSDAGRIDEDGRLAVIGRVDDVIVTGGLNVPGPAVAERLRQHPDVVAAEVLGVPDVEWGNRVVAFVVGPVGPDEARAWVADAHPRAWAPRQLVRLDAIPLLANGKPDRQALLRLAEAAR; encoded by the coding sequence GTGGAACCCTGGACCGTGCGTGGTGGGCCCGCCGAGGTCGTCGAGCGGACCCGGCGCTGGCTCTCCGCCGACGACGACGCGCCGCTCGTGGTCGAGACCTCCGGCTCCACGGGTACGCCGAAGCGGGTGCTGCTGAGCCGCGCCGCGGTCCGCTCCTCGGTGCAGGCCTCCGCGGCCCGGCTGGGTGCGAGCGGCCCCTGGGTGCTGACCCTCCCGCCGACGTACGTCGCGGGGCTGCAGGTGATCGTCCGGTCCCTGGTCGCCGGCCACCCGCCGGCCCTGCACGACCGCGACGGCTGGCCGGCGGGCGAGGGCTGGTTCGTCTCCCTGGTCCCGACCCAGCTGACCCGGCTGCTGGCCTCGTCGCCCGACGTCGCCGCGCTCCGGCGGGCGCACACCGTGCTGCTCGGCGGCGGCCCGATCGGAGCCTCGCTGCGTGGGCGCGCGGCCGAGGCGGGGGTGCGCGTCGTGGCGACGTACGGCTCGGCGGAGACCGCCGGCGGCTGTGTCTACGACGGCCTGCCGCTCGACGGGGTCGCGGTCGCGCTGGGGGAGGGCGGCCGGATCCGGATCGCCGGCCCCACCCTCTTCAGCGGCTACGACGGGCAGCCCGACCTGACCGCCGAGGTGCTGGTCGACGGCTGGTTCCTGACCTCCGATGCCGGCCGGATCGACGAGGACGGCCGGCTGGCCGTGATCGGGCGGGTCGACGACGTCATCGTGACCGGCGGGCTCAACGTGCCGGGACCGGCGGTGGCCGAGCGGCTGCGGCAGCACCCCGACGTGGTCGCGGCCGAGGTGCTCGGCGTACCGGATGTCGAGTGGGGGAACCGGGTCGTCGCGTTCGTCGTGGGGCCGGTCGGGCCGGACGAGGCGCGGGCGTGGGTGGCCGACGCGCACCCGCGTGCCTGGGCGCCCCGGCAACTGGTCCGGCTCGACGCGATCCCGCTGCTGGCCAACGGCAAGCCCGACCGGCAGGCGCTGCTGAGGCTCGCGGAGGCGGCGCGGTGA
- a CDS encoding cytochrome c biogenesis protein ResB produces the protein MSTPRRPDPARRPGELTARELLRWAWRQVTSMRTALLLLLLLALAAIPGSVIPQADVDSLAVTRWKDEHPKLTPVYEKLDLFSVYSSPWFSAIYLLLVLSLVGCIIPRLFVYYRALRAEPPQAPRNLSRMPVQASYTTDLAPADVLDRARSVLGRRHRIRRAAVGDDFVAAERGYLREAGNLVFHLSLLIVLAGVAMGGLRGYQGGVILVQGSTFSNNLTQYDDFKPGGLFGQGQMKNFRFSVDDFSVDWLKDGPRFGQARKFEAALTYRVGKGEPRKYNLRVNHPLELDGTDVFLIGHGYAPVITIRDGSGEIVCTGPTVFLPRDASFLSYGVVKCPDAKPGQIGLDGLFFPTFDMIDGNPVTVFGDDLNPTLSMLAYTGDLGLDDGSPQSVYVLDKSKATPITQEDGKPLRIDLQPGGKVDLPDGLGSVTFERVDPWIRVQISQTPGKEIALLGVILALIGLCGSLFIRPRRVWVRAVPVGPGDPGDPTDADAGTMDGTGGTEPMTTRVEVAVLDRSGNGEMDEILTAVLSQLQEASEIVRQS, from the coding sequence ATGAGCACCCCACGACGCCCCGACCCCGCGCGGCGCCCGGGCGAGCTGACCGCGCGCGAGCTGCTGCGCTGGGCGTGGCGCCAGGTCACCTCGATGCGGACGGCGCTGCTCCTGCTCCTGCTGCTCGCGCTCGCAGCCATCCCCGGCTCGGTGATCCCGCAGGCCGACGTCGACTCGCTCGCCGTCACCCGCTGGAAGGACGAGCACCCGAAACTGACGCCGGTCTACGAGAAGCTCGACCTGTTCTCGGTCTACAGCTCGCCATGGTTCTCCGCGATCTACCTGCTGCTGGTGCTCTCGCTCGTCGGCTGCATCATCCCGCGCCTGTTCGTCTACTACCGGGCCCTGCGCGCCGAGCCGCCGCAGGCACCGCGCAATCTCAGCCGGATGCCGGTGCAGGCGTCGTACACCACGGACCTCGCGCCGGCCGACGTCCTCGACCGGGCACGCTCGGTGCTCGGCCGGAGGCACCGGATCCGCCGGGCCGCCGTCGGCGACGACTTCGTCGCCGCCGAGCGCGGCTACCTCCGTGAGGCCGGCAACCTGGTCTTCCACCTCTCCCTGCTGATCGTGCTCGCGGGGGTCGCGATGGGCGGCCTGCGGGGCTACCAGGGCGGCGTCATCCTGGTGCAGGGCAGCACGTTCAGCAACAACCTCACGCAGTACGACGACTTCAAGCCCGGCGGCCTGTTCGGGCAGGGCCAGATGAAGAACTTCCGCTTCAGCGTCGACGACTTCTCCGTCGACTGGCTCAAGGACGGGCCGCGCTTCGGTCAGGCCCGGAAGTTCGAGGCCGCGTTGACCTATCGCGTGGGGAAGGGCGAGCCGAGGAAGTACAACCTCCGGGTCAACCACCCGCTCGAGCTCGACGGCACCGACGTCTTCCTGATCGGCCACGGCTACGCGCCGGTCATCACCATCCGCGACGGCTCGGGCGAGATCGTCTGCACCGGACCGACGGTGTTCCTGCCGCGCGACGCCAGCTTCCTGTCGTACGGCGTCGTGAAGTGCCCCGACGCCAAGCCCGGCCAGATCGGGCTCGACGGGCTGTTCTTCCCGACCTTCGACATGATCGACGGCAACCCCGTCACGGTGTTCGGCGACGACCTCAACCCGACGCTGTCGATGCTCGCCTACACCGGCGACCTGGGCCTCGACGACGGCAGCCCCCAGTCGGTCTACGTGCTCGACAAGTCGAAGGCCACCCCGATCACCCAGGAGGACGGCAAGCCGCTGCGCATCGACCTCCAGCCGGGTGGCAAGGTCGACCTGCCCGACGGGCTCGGCTCGGTCACCTTCGAGCGGGTCGACCCCTGGATCCGGGTGCAGATCAGCCAGACCCCCGGCAAGGAGATCGCGCTGCTCGGCGTGATCCTCGCGCTCATCGGCCTGTGCGGCTCGCTGTTCATCCGGCCGCGCCGGGTGTGGGTGCGGGCGGTCCCGGTCGGCCCCGGCGACCCCGGTGACCCCACGGACGCGGACGCAGGCACAATGGACGGAACCGGCGGCACTGAGCCGATGACCACCAGGGTCGAGGTCGCCGTACTCGATCGCTCCGGCAACGGTGAGATGGACGAGATCCTGACCGCCGTACTGTCGCAGCTCCAGGAGGCATCCGAGATCGTGAGGCAGTCGTGA
- a CDS encoding lytic murein transglycosylase, with protein MSRKRLGRLQRVATIIPLALLSAAWTASVAGIGGVGSPVQAAETPGQVTDGTSVPEESIDDPASLSDPASVEGLEDGNEAGIVSAASTNAIPAAALAAYQRAETVINSADESCNITWQLIAAIGRVESNHGRVGGNVLDNDGVATPGIYGPALDGQNGVKAISDTDAGVYDNDTQWDRAVGPMQFIPSTWQVVGVDADDDAARNPQDIDDAALAAAVYLCSGDGDLSTVVGQRAAVYRYNHSQAYVDLVLKIMNAYLEGDFTSVPNNATAAGYVVPEPPSFDVRSPGAITKDKGAKGSTSTGTPSADPTVPAPPAGAGSGGSGGSGGGTGGEKPTQPKPGTPSVPALPAPLDDVVTGVDEGVGAVTSNVISGVLGLLTKQEAAAACQKEFPKLTQTVQLLNCLLSYGLKTP; from the coding sequence ATGTCGAGGAAGCGTCTGGGGCGGCTGCAGCGCGTCGCCACCATCATTCCGCTCGCTCTGCTGTCGGCAGCCTGGACCGCCTCGGTCGCCGGCATCGGCGGCGTCGGCTCGCCCGTCCAGGCCGCGGAGACCCCCGGTCAGGTGACCGACGGCACCAGCGTTCCCGAGGAGTCGATCGACGACCCGGCGAGTCTCTCCGACCCGGCCTCGGTGGAGGGCCTCGAGGACGGCAACGAGGCGGGCATCGTCTCCGCCGCGTCGACCAACGCGATCCCCGCCGCGGCGCTGGCCGCCTACCAGCGGGCCGAGACCGTCATCAACTCGGCCGACGAGTCCTGCAACATCACCTGGCAGCTGATCGCCGCGATCGGTCGGGTCGAGTCCAACCACGGCCGCGTCGGCGGCAACGTCCTCGACAACGACGGCGTCGCCACGCCGGGCATCTACGGTCCGGCGCTCGACGGCCAGAACGGCGTCAAGGCGATCTCCGACACCGACGCGGGCGTCTACGACAACGACACCCAGTGGGACCGCGCGGTCGGCCCGATGCAGTTCATCCCGTCGACCTGGCAGGTCGTGGGCGTCGACGCCGACGACGACGCCGCCCGCAACCCGCAGGACATCGACGACGCGGCCCTCGCCGCCGCGGTCTACCTCTGCTCCGGCGACGGCGACCTCTCCACGGTCGTCGGCCAGCGTGCCGCGGTCTACCGCTACAACCACAGCCAGGCCTACGTCGACCTGGTCCTCAAGATCATGAACGCCTACCTCGAGGGCGACTTCACCTCGGTCCCCAACAACGCGACCGCCGCGGGCTACGTCGTGCCCGAGCCGCCCAGCTTCGACGTCCGCAGCCCGGGCGCGATCACGAAGGACAAGGGCGCCAAGGGCTCGACCAGCACCGGCACCCCGAGCGCCGACCCGACCGTCCCCGCGCCGCCCGCGGGCGCCGGCAGCGGTGGCAGCGGTGGCAGCGGCGGCGGGACCGGCGGCGAGAAGCCCACCCAGCCCAAGCCCGGCACCCCGTCGGTCCCGGCGCTCCCGGCCCCGCTCGACGATGTCGTCACCGGCGTCGACGAGGGCGTCGGCGCGGTCACCTCGAACGTCATCAGCGGTGTCCTCGGCCTGCTCACCAAGCAGGAGGCCGCAGCCGCCTGCCAGAAGGAGTTCCCGAAGCTCACCCAGACGGTGCAGCTGCTGAACTGCCTGCTGAGCTACGGCCTCAAGACGCCGTAG
- the ccsB gene encoding c-type cytochrome biogenesis protein CcsB, protein MSNTAWETLSNQAVGAAGIIYFVALVVYLAEWAALRQPAAERALVGAGGPDVEGTAAEEAGAGDAPSARRTQRVAFLGRLGVLLTAIACAAHLVALVGRGMAADPNRVPWGNMYEFTLSGTFVVALLYLVLYKKFALGWMGPLVVGFVVATLMVAVIWLYDAVAPLTESLNSPWLVIHVVSAVIATGAFTLGGIISIVYLVRMRAQRRAAAAGTELGGWLARVPQLDALDRLAYRVHAFAFPVWTFAVLITGPIWAHEAWSRYWNWDPKEVWAFITWVVYAGYLHARATAGWKGRKAAMLALVGMATLWFNFIGINYFSTTSQHSYAAERVVDATTGSVAEPRF, encoded by the coding sequence GTGAGCAACACCGCGTGGGAGACGCTGAGCAACCAGGCCGTGGGGGCGGCGGGGATCATCTACTTCGTCGCCCTGGTCGTCTACCTCGCCGAGTGGGCCGCGCTGCGCCAGCCGGCGGCCGAGCGCGCCCTCGTCGGCGCGGGCGGACCGGACGTCGAGGGTACGGCCGCGGAGGAGGCCGGCGCCGGGGACGCGCCGTCCGCGCGGCGTACCCAGCGGGTGGCCTTCCTCGGTCGCCTCGGCGTGCTGCTCACGGCGATCGCCTGTGCGGCGCACCTCGTGGCCCTCGTGGGGCGCGGCATGGCCGCCGATCCCAACCGGGTGCCCTGGGGCAATATGTACGAGTTCACGCTCTCCGGGACGTTCGTGGTCGCACTGCTCTACCTGGTGCTCTACAAGAAGTTCGCGCTCGGCTGGATGGGACCGCTCGTCGTCGGCTTCGTCGTCGCGACCCTCATGGTCGCGGTGATCTGGCTCTACGACGCCGTTGCGCCGCTGACCGAGTCGCTCAACTCGCCGTGGCTGGTCATCCACGTCGTCTCCGCCGTGATCGCCACCGGCGCCTTCACCCTCGGCGGCATCATCTCGATCGTCTACCTCGTCCGGATGCGCGCGCAGCGCCGGGCCGCCGCCGCGGGCACCGAGCTCGGCGGCTGGCTGGCGCGGGTCCCGCAGCTCGACGCCCTCGACCGCCTGGCCTACCGCGTGCACGCGTTCGCGTTCCCCGTGTGGACCTTCGCCGTCCTCATCACCGGGCCGATCTGGGCGCACGAGGCGTGGTCGCGCTACTGGAACTGGGACCCCAAGGAGGTGTGGGCGTTCATCACCTGGGTCGTCTACGCCGGGTACCTCCACGCCCGTGCCACCGCCGGCTGGAAGGGCCGCAAGGCCGCCATGCTCGCCCTGGTCGGCATGGCCACCCTGTGGTTCAACTTCATCGGCATCAACTACTTCTCGACCACGAGCCAGCACTCGTATGCCGCCGAGCGGGTGGTCGACGCAACGACCGGATCTGTCGCAGAACCGCGGTTCTGA
- a CDS encoding DUF4229 domain-containing protein, producing MKEFWIYTALRAGLFIGAFCLVAGVWLLVADSVNVLWIIVIAFLVSGVASYVLLARQRSAFAAKVEGRADRISRKYEEMRSREDQDD from the coding sequence GTGAAGGAGTTCTGGATCTACACCGCCCTGCGAGCCGGCCTGTTCATCGGCGCGTTCTGCCTGGTGGCGGGGGTGTGGCTGCTGGTCGCCGACTCGGTCAACGTGCTGTGGATCATCGTGATCGCCTTCCTGGTCAGCGGTGTCGCGTCGTACGTCCTGCTGGCGCGGCAGCGCTCGGCTTTCGCCGCCAAGGTCGAGGGGCGCGCGGACCGGATCTCCCGCAAGTACGAGGAGATGCGGTCCCGTGAGGACCAAGACGACTGA